A region of Deltaproteobacteria bacterium DNA encodes the following proteins:
- the lpxI gene encoding UDP-2,3-diacylglucosamine diphosphatase LpxI (LpxI, functionally equivalent to LpxH, replaces it in LPS biosynthesis in a minority of bacteria.), producing MTQPGPIGLIAGGGNFPILIARAAQEEGKKVVAVAHQGETKPELESLVEKIFWIRLGEFGKLIRILKNEGVREVIMAGGIDKKKMFSKVRPDLKGLLVLAKMGHRKDDFILRTVATELEKEGLQVFPSTVFLPSLLAPQGVLTRRSPSAAEKRDIEFGWAQAKELGKLDIGQCLVVRNGAVVAVEAIEGTDETIRRGGQLAQEKAVVIKVSKPFQDLRFDLPAVGEQTIQTMHEVKADVLAIEAHKTLIFDREATIRLADQYKITIVSM from the coding sequence ATGACCCAGCCCGGCCCTATCGGTTTGATTGCCGGCGGCGGCAACTTCCCTATTTTAATTGCCCGGGCTGCCCAAGAAGAGGGAAAGAAGGTGGTTGCGGTAGCCCATCAGGGAGAAACGAAACCGGAGTTGGAATCCCTGGTGGAAAAAATTTTTTGGATCCGTCTGGGAGAATTTGGAAAGCTCATCCGGATTCTTAAAAATGAAGGGGTCAGGGAAGTCATCATGGCCGGGGGGATAGATAAAAAAAAGATGTTTTCCAAGGTCCGGCCTGATTTGAAAGGGCTTCTGGTCTTAGCCAAAATGGGACATCGGAAGGATGACTTTATATTAAGAACAGTAGCCACCGAATTGGAAAAGGAAGGGCTTCAGGTTTTTCCCTCCACGGTCTTTCTGCCCTCTCTTTTAGCTCCCCAGGGGGTTTTAACCAGACGGAGCCCATCTGCGGCGGAAAAAAGGGACATTGAGTTCGGATGGGCTCAAGCCAAGGAGTTGGGAAAGTTGGATATCGGACAGTGTCTGGTGGTTCGGAATGGGGCGGTCGTGGCAGTCGAAGCCATTGAAGGAACGGATGAGACCATTCGCCGGGGGGGACAATTGGCCCAGGAAAAGGCCGTGGTCATAAAGGTCAGCAAACCTTTTCAGGACTTACGGTTTGATTTGCCGGCGGTTGGAGAGCAGACTATTCAGACCATGCACGAGGTCAAGGCCGATGTTTTAGCCATCGAGGCCCATAAGACCTTGATTTTTGACCGGGAGGCAACCATTCGATTGGCAGATCAGTATAAGATAACGATTGTCTCGATGTAG
- a CDS encoding Gfo/Idh/MocA family oxidoreductase has product MKKIKVGVVGVGHLGKYHVEKYAGMPDVELVGIADIHQDRREALSRKFGIPCFEDYRQLIPQVEAVSIVVPTTIHTPVAKDFLNQKIDCLIEKPISQSLSEAEELISLAGTKDCLLQIGHLERFNPAFLKTEPHIKNPLFIESHRLSPFKARGIDVDVILDLMIHDLDLILHLVQSPAQQIQAVGVPVVSPRVDIANVRIQFENGCVANITASRISLQEMRKMRIFQPAAYLSLDFGKKSYSVVRLEPDKGSSSIRPQFISENGTSDSGDALEMELRSFIEAVRTRSTPVVCGEEGKKALAMALWINQEIQKNFKIINQSPGTFDFLKELECVSSFD; this is encoded by the coding sequence ATGAAAAAAATAAAAGTCGGTGTAGTCGGTGTTGGACATTTAGGGAAATACCATGTGGAAAAGTACGCCGGGATGCCGGATGTGGAGTTGGTCGGCATTGCCGATATTCATCAAGACCGGCGGGAAGCGCTCTCCCGCAAATTCGGTATCCCCTGCTTTGAAGATTATCGCCAATTGATTCCCCAAGTCGAGGCGGTCAGTATAGTCGTGCCGACTACCATCCACACACCGGTGGCCAAGGATTTTCTTAATCAAAAAATCGATTGTCTGATCGAGAAACCGATCAGTCAATCCTTGTCGGAAGCGGAAGAGTTGATTTCCCTGGCCGGGACCAAAGATTGCCTGTTGCAGATCGGGCATTTGGAACGATTCAACCCGGCCTTTTTGAAGACCGAACCCCATATTAAGAACCCCTTGTTTATTGAAAGCCATCGATTGAGCCCTTTCAAGGCCAGGGGCATTGATGTGGATGTGATCCTGGATTTGATGATCCATGACCTGGATCTGATATTGCATCTGGTCCAATCCCCGGCCCAACAGATTCAAGCCGTGGGTGTTCCGGTGGTTTCCCCTCGGGTGGATATCGCCAATGTGCGCATCCAGTTTGAAAACGGCTGTGTGGCCAATATTACCGCCAGCCGGATCTCCCTCCAGGAAATGCGCAAGATGAGAATCTTCCAGCCGGCAGCCTACCTTTCTTTGGATTTCGGGAAAAAATCCTATTCAGTAGTCCGGCTGGAACCGGATAAGGGAAGTTCTTCTATCCGGCCTCAGTTTATCTCTGAAAATGGGACCTCCGATTCCGGTGACGCCCTGGAGATGGAGCTTCGGTCTTTTATTGAGGCCGTCAGGACCCGCTCCACCCCGGTGGTCTGCGGGGAGGAAGGCAAGAAGGCCTTGGCCATGGCCCTCTGGATCAATCAGGAAATTCAAAAGAACTTTAAAATAATCAATCAATCTCCAGGGACCTTTGATTTCTTAAAAGAATTGGAATGCGTTTCGTCCTTTGATTAA
- the lpxB gene encoding lipid-A-disaccharide synthase, producing MIQFKEPAIKKICIIAGEASGDLHGASLVKVLRQSGEPMALFGLGGPLLRELGVEMVYPPPLNVVGFTEVVFKIFHLWKAYQTVKEALRDRKPDLIILIDYPDMNLRLATAAHKEKIPVLYYISPQVWAWRSGRVKNIARDVDRMAVILPFEVEFYKSFGVPVEFVGHPLLDRMESSFPEGVARFPVNHQERALIGLLPGSRPTEIKTILPVLLETAFQLTRRFGAKVQFVLPVANTLDSRTIQEKIRPYQDRGVLIELATGDSLKTLARCRQAIVASGTVTLEAAILGIPILIVYKVTPVNYWIARHLIDVPFVGLVNWVAGKKIIPEYIQGEAVPEAIIEGSIQYLENAEYYQNTREELLVVRNKLGASGASRRVAQMALEMIN from the coding sequence ATCATTCAGTTTAAGGAGCCAGCGATCAAAAAAATTTGCATTATCGCCGGAGAAGCCTCTGGAGACCTCCATGGGGCTTCTTTGGTTAAAGTCCTTAGACAATCGGGTGAGCCGATGGCTCTGTTCGGACTCGGGGGACCGCTTCTAAGGGAATTGGGTGTCGAAATGGTCTACCCCCCCCCTTTGAATGTGGTAGGTTTTACTGAGGTAGTGTTCAAAATTTTTCATTTATGGAAGGCCTATCAAACAGTTAAGGAGGCTTTACGGGACCGGAAACCGGATTTAATCATCCTGATCGATTATCCGGATATGAATCTTCGCTTGGCCACGGCCGCCCATAAGGAAAAAATACCGGTCTTGTATTATATCAGCCCCCAGGTCTGGGCCTGGCGTTCCGGGCGGGTAAAAAACATTGCTCGCGATGTGGACCGGATGGCGGTTATACTTCCTTTTGAGGTGGAATTTTATAAATCCTTTGGTGTCCCTGTTGAATTTGTCGGGCACCCGCTCCTGGACCGGATGGAAAGCAGTTTTCCTGAAGGGGTCGCCCGGTTTCCGGTTAACCATCAGGAACGGGCACTCATCGGCCTCTTGCCCGGAAGCCGGCCGACGGAAATAAAAACCATCCTGCCGGTCCTGTTGGAAACCGCTTTCCAATTAACCCGGCGCTTTGGTGCAAAGGTCCAATTTGTCCTCCCTGTAGCCAATACCCTGGATTCCAGAACCATCCAGGAAAAAATCCGGCCTTATCAAGATCGGGGCGTTTTAATCGAGCTGGCAACCGGGGATTCCCTGAAGACCCTGGCCCGTTGCCGGCAGGCCATTGTGGCCTCGGGCACGGTCACCCTGGAAGCCGCTATCTTAGGCATCCCGATCCTGATTGTCTATAAGGTCACACCGGTCAATTATTGGATTGCCCGACATTTGATCGATGTCCCTTTTGTCGGACTGGTGAATTGGGTGGCTGGAAAAAAAATCATTCCGGAATATATTCAAGGAGAGGCAGTTCCGGAGGCTATTATTGAGGGATCCATACAATACCTGGAGAATGCCGAATATTATCAGAATACCCGGGAAGAACTTTTAGTTGTTCGAAATAAATTGGGGGCCTCCGGCGCTTCCCGCAGAGTGGCGCAAATGGCCCTGGAGATGATTAATTAG
- the msbA gene encoding lipid A export permease/ATP-binding protein MsbA — MMITKRLIQLIKPYWSRLSAAMVCMLVVAGITSLMAFMVKPVLDDIFFQKKISTLSLLPPFIILLYIVKGFFAYGQSYLMSFVGEKIVANLREALYAHLQKLSLSYFDRTATGLLMSRIINDVNLIQGAVSNSVTGILKDSFTILGLVGVIFYRDWQLAILAMLVLPIAVLPIVKFGRKLRKISTQSQKTMAEISVHLHETLSGNRIVKAFSTEDFEIERFRQRVRKFFQLTMKDVSIKSMSSPIMEFLGGIGIASIIWYGGHNVIKGYSTPGTFFSFLTALLMLYEPIKHLSGVNNTIQQGMAAAIRVFEVMDMPAEIQDQPGAQAINGIRQGIVLRKVSFGYGNDWVLRDIDLTVKAGEIVAIVGTSGGGKTTLVNLIPRFYEASEGEILIDGQPIKEITQASLRRQIGIVTQQTILFNDTVRNNIAYGSFDKTEADIVRAAQAAYAYDFIQRLPEKMDTLIGEQGVRLSGGERQRISIARALLKDAPILILDEATSSLDSDSEAEVQRALENLMKGRTTFIIAHRFSTIRNVDRILVLSQGRIVEEGNHDRLLELGGEYKRLYEIQFRENGEIT, encoded by the coding sequence ATGATGATCACCAAAAGACTTATCCAACTCATTAAACCCTATTGGTCCCGATTGTCGGCTGCCATGGTTTGTATGCTGGTGGTAGCCGGGATTACCTCCTTGATGGCCTTTATGGTCAAGCCGGTCCTGGATGATATTTTTTTCCAGAAAAAAATATCCACCCTTTCTTTGCTGCCGCCCTTTATTATCCTCTTATACATCGTTAAAGGGTTTTTCGCTTACGGGCAATCCTATTTAATGAGTTTTGTAGGGGAGAAGATCGTTGCCAATTTAAGAGAGGCCCTCTATGCGCATTTGCAAAAACTTTCCCTTTCTTATTTCGATCGAACCGCAACCGGCCTGCTCATGTCCCGGATTATCAACGATGTCAATCTGATTCAAGGGGCGGTTTCCAATTCGGTGACCGGGATTCTCAAGGATTCCTTTACCATCCTGGGCCTGGTAGGCGTTATCTTTTATCGTGATTGGCAGTTGGCCATCCTGGCCATGCTGGTCCTCCCGATCGCAGTGTTGCCCATTGTAAAATTCGGCAGGAAACTCCGAAAGATCAGTACCCAAAGTCAAAAGACGATGGCCGAGATATCCGTTCATCTTCATGAAACCCTGTCCGGAAACCGGATCGTCAAGGCCTTCAGCACCGAGGACTTTGAGATTGAGCGCTTCAGGCAGCGGGTCCGGAAATTTTTTCAATTGACCATGAAGGATGTCTCGATCAAATCCATGTCTTCTCCCATCATGGAATTTCTGGGAGGAATCGGTATTGCTTCCATTATCTGGTATGGGGGACATAATGTCATTAAAGGCTATTCCACGCCGGGAACGTTCTTTTCTTTTTTGACAGCCCTGTTGATGCTCTATGAACCGATTAAGCATTTAAGCGGGGTCAACAACACGATCCAACAAGGGATGGCGGCGGCGATCCGGGTTTTTGAAGTCATGGATATGCCAGCGGAAATCCAGGATCAACCAGGAGCCCAAGCCATCAACGGAATCCGGCAGGGGATTGTCCTCCGAAAGGTATCCTTTGGCTATGGAAACGATTGGGTCCTCCGGGACATCGATCTTACGGTCAAGGCCGGAGAGATCGTGGCCATTGTCGGCACCAGTGGAGGCGGTAAAACCACGCTGGTCAACCTGATCCCCAGGTTTTATGAAGCCAGCGAGGGGGAAATTTTGATTGATGGACAACCCATCAAAGAGATCACCCAGGCTTCTTTGCGCCGGCAGATCGGTATTGTTACCCAGCAGACCATTTTGTTTAATGATACGGTCCGAAATAATATCGCTTATGGATCTTTTGATAAGACGGAAGCCGATATTGTCCGGGCGGCCCAGGCCGCCTATGCCTATGATTTCATCCAGCGCCTGCCGGAGAAAATGGACACCTTGATCGGTGAACAAGGCGTGCGTCTTTCCGGAGGCGAACGGCAGCGGATTTCCATTGCCCGGGCCTTGCTCAAGGATGCCCCGATATTGATTCTGGATGAGGCCACTTCTTCATTGGATTCGGATTCCGAGGCCGAGGTCCAGAGGGCTTTGGAAAATTTAATGAAGGGTCGGACTACTTTTATCATTGCCCATCGCTTTTCGACCATCCGCAATGTCGATCGGATCCTTGTTTTATCCCAGGGAAGAATCGTGGAGGAGGGCAACCACGACCGGCTTTTGGAATTGGGCGGAGAATATAAAAGGCTGTACGAAATACAGTTCCGGGAAAATGGGGAAATCACCTGA
- a CDS encoding GNAT family N-acetyltransferase — MEIRWLNIDEGENLWDQALSRFPEISFSLLYGWRKVYEKALRLKTYYLMVEEEGQVRGLCPLVYMKSPWIGRGSYLISLPYMTRAGICALDQEIREIMISRSIEKAREIKAGFVELRELAADRIPLIFSANDEHIQMVLDLPEDWARYEKEIAPRLRQVKKAQKAGLTIRTGRGEALLSDFYGVFSKRMRELLFPVYPKKYFEMIFEVFTRQAQLTIVYNQGKPLGGMVLFKFMDTCSAPYVASLVEHQASYPNQLLYYSAIRQAWEEGYRKFDFCRSQVDSGTFTFKSQWKAKPKNLIYQYPLCNGERPAPSIGQAQKSLAFSLARKIWPRLPLPVTQWLGGRLIRQLVLA; from the coding sequence ATGGAAATCCGCTGGCTGAACATTGATGAAGGAGAAAACCTTTGGGACCAGGCCCTGAGCCGGTTTCCGGAGATTTCTTTTTCTTTGCTATATGGCTGGCGGAAAGTCTATGAAAAGGCCTTGAGGCTGAAAACCTATTATCTTATGGTAGAAGAAGAGGGGCAAGTCCGGGGCCTTTGTCCTTTGGTTTATATGAAAAGCCCCTGGATCGGGCGAGGTTCCTATCTTATTTCTTTGCCTTATATGACCCGGGCCGGAATATGTGCTCTTGATCAAGAGATCCGGGAAATCATGATAAGCCGGTCCATTGAAAAGGCCCGGGAAATAAAGGCCGGATTTGTCGAATTGCGGGAATTGGCTGCTGACCGGATCCCCCTTATTTTTTCTGCCAATGATGAACATATCCAGATGGTCCTTGATCTGCCGGAGGATTGGGCCCGTTATGAAAAAGAGATCGCTCCTCGATTGAGACAGGTGAAGAAGGCCCAAAAGGCCGGTCTGACTATCAGAACCGGCCGGGGAGAAGCCCTATTGTCGGATTTCTATGGAGTTTTTTCTAAAAGAATGCGGGAGCTTCTCTTTCCGGTTTATCCCAAAAAGTATTTTGAGATGATTTTCGAGGTATTTACCCGTCAGGCCCAACTGACTATAGTTTATAACCAGGGCAAACCTTTAGGGGGAATGGTCCTGTTCAAATTTATGGACACCTGCAGTGCCCCGTACGTGGCCAGCCTGGTGGAACATCAGGCTTCTTATCCCAATCAATTATTGTACTATTCGGCTATCCGTCAGGCCTGGGAGGAAGGATACCGGAAATTCGACTTCTGCCGGAGTCAGGTCGATTCCGGGACATTTACTTTTAAAAGCCAGTGGAAGGCCAAGCCCAAGAACCTCATTTATCAGTATCCTTTATGTAATGGAGAAAGGCCTGCCCCTTCGATCGGCCAGGCCCAGAAGTCCCTGGCCTTTTCTCTGGCCCGGAAGATCTGGCCCCGGTTGCCCCTTCCGGTGACCCAATGGTTGGGGGGGAGATTGATCAGGCAATTGGTCCTGGCCTGA